TGAAAGTAAACAGGAGCAAGAATGCGTTACGGAAATTCTGGATACAATGGATGAGACAATCGCACATACCTCCTCCCTCATCGCCAAGCTCAAGCAGATGAAGGCTGGACTGCTGCACGACTTGCTCACGCGGGGGTTAGATGAGAATGGGGAATTGAGGGATGCGACGCAACGCCCCGAACAGTTCAAAGATTCACCACTGGGGCAAATTCCAAAAGATTGGGAAACTCCCACATTTGAAGAAGTCACAGTTGATGATGCTCCTATTTGTTATGGAATTGTTCAACCTGGCTCTTATATAGAGTCTGGTATTCCTGTTATTGCAATTCAAAACCTTAATACTGATTATCGAACTAACATTCACAAAAGCGCACAAGCAATTGAAAGCGGTTATGCTCGCAGTAGAGTTTGTTCTAATGATCTTCTTCTCTCTGTCAAAGGCACTATTGGTCGTGTTGGTATTGTACCTTCAGGGTTCATTGGAAACATAAGTCGTGACGTTGCACGTATCAGGTTAAAGTCTTTGGCTTCGCCACAGTATGTGCGCCAAATGTTACTTGCTCCAAGTTTTCAAGAACGACTTGAGCAGGTAGTAGTAGGAACAACTAGACCGGAGGTATCTATTGGGATTTTGAGGAAACTGAGGTTACCTCTTCCTCCCTTACCAGAACAGGAGCTTATAGCAGATGTTTTTAACGTCCACGATAGTCGCATCCGCATAGAAGAAGCCTACCACAACAAGCTCAAACTTCAAAAAAAAGGACTTATGAACG
The Oscillatoria nigro-viridis PCC 7112 genome window above contains:
- a CDS encoding restriction endonuclease subunit S, giving the protein MRKTIVKSEEFEDSSGESIPSGWQVYSLSELMNSIKSGLSRAITFDDIGVPVITSANLVDSELDATDLKYWYEKDPQGANIADYILDDGDILLNFINSVSQIGKVCIFRDLGRPAIYTTNIFRIKPNNKVTTKFFWRLLQSNHVQHWIQLITKPAINQASFTQPEFAAISVVIPESKQEQECVTEILDTMDETIAHTSSLIAKLKQMKAGLLHDLLTRGLDENGELRDATQRPEQFKDSPLGQIPKDWETPTFEEVTVDDAPICYGIVQPGSYIESGIPVIAIQNLNTDYRTNIHKSAQAIESGYARSRVCSNDLLLSVKGTIGRVGIVPSGFIGNISRDVARIRLKSLASPQYVRQMLLAPSFQERLEQVVVGTTRPEVSIGILRKLRLPLPPLPEQELIADVFNVHDSRIRIEEAYHNKLKLQKKGLMNDLLIGKVRVNCLGDK